One window from the genome of Streptomyces sp. NBC_00287 encodes:
- a CDS encoding D-2-hydroxyacid dehydrogenase family protein: MPLRCAVLDDFQQVATELVDWSPLAEDVEVVSFGFHFADEDALAATLAEFDIVITLRERVPFPASLFARLPRLRLLVASGMRNSVIDYAAAKAHGVTVCGTASSSTPPVELTWALLLGLARGVVEESNALRSGGPWQSTVGADLHGRRLGLLGLGKIGSRVAQVGLAFGMQVCAWSQNLTEERTQEVGVERAATKEKLLTRSDFVSIHLALGDRTRGLLGAPELALLKPTAYLINTSRAAIVDQDALLAALHAGRIGGAAVDVFDTEPLPADHPMRTAPRLLATPHLGYVSQANYRTYYGQAVENIKAFLAGSPVRQLP, translated from the coding sequence GTGCCGCTGCGCTGTGCCGTGCTCGACGACTTTCAGCAGGTCGCGACGGAGCTCGTCGACTGGTCGCCGCTCGCCGAGGACGTGGAGGTCGTCTCCTTCGGCTTCCATTTCGCCGACGAGGACGCCCTGGCCGCCACGCTCGCCGAGTTCGACATCGTGATCACGCTGCGCGAGCGCGTCCCCTTCCCGGCATCCCTGTTCGCCCGCCTCCCCCGGCTGCGCCTCCTCGTCGCCTCCGGCATGCGCAACAGCGTCATCGACTACGCCGCCGCCAAGGCCCACGGCGTCACCGTCTGCGGTACGGCCAGCTCCTCGACCCCGCCCGTCGAACTGACCTGGGCGCTCCTGCTGGGCCTCGCGCGTGGCGTCGTGGAAGAGAGCAACGCCCTGCGCTCCGGCGGCCCTTGGCAGTCCACCGTCGGTGCCGATCTGCACGGCCGCCGCCTCGGTCTGCTCGGACTCGGCAAGATCGGCAGCCGGGTGGCCCAGGTGGGCCTCGCGTTCGGGATGCAGGTCTGCGCCTGGAGTCAGAACCTCACCGAGGAGCGGACGCAGGAGGTGGGCGTCGAAAGGGCCGCGACCAAGGAGAAACTCCTCACCCGCAGCGACTTCGTCTCGATCCACCTCGCCCTCGGCGACCGCACCCGCGGCCTGCTCGGCGCCCCCGAACTCGCCCTCCTCAAGCCGACCGCCTACCTGATCAACACCTCCCGCGCCGCGATCGTCGACCAGGACGCCCTGCTCGCCGCCCTCCACGCGGGCCGGATCGGCGGTGCGGCCGTGGACGTCTTCGACACCGAACCGCTCCCCGCCGACCACCCGATGCGCACGGCTCCCCGCCTGCTGGCCACCCCGCACCTCGGCTATGTCTCCCAGGCCAACTACCGCACGTACTACGGCCAGGCCGTGGAGAACATCAAGGCCTTCCTCGCGGGTTCGCCCGTTCGACAGCTCCCCTGA
- a CDS encoding recombinase family protein — MTAVNAGLSDVAVSPFAPPGGGLLHGEVRLAWLGRCSTQEQQDPRQSLLRQFERCRSALPEAWAVVCHFYDVESGRLALDQRGRGESVERFDVPVPRDGGIQDLLTEAANPGRRFDAVICESTARVARRMFESLSVERALEQAGVPLFAWNEPIKIGGGRAQQILQRRINQSVAEYEVFNALEASWGGLCLHVREGWNIGKPPYGYTARRYRHPNPVKAAKGQTKSRLEPDGARAHTVTQIAHWRHHDGLGYAAIVDRLNANPALFPPPVPPGGAARARGAWGKSAVADLLRNPKYTGYQVFNRRARRSRSGAHNARDLWVWSPQPVHEPLIPKWIYDALTARSQAGQGSRAGNTINTHPQTNRTYVLRGMLLHACNRRMFGKHRKGITYYCCQPEANNRGRPDTYAGHPKTTYIREDLLLDALAAFYTDHVLRPHQPDLLAAALERAQRRNATHRQGERDRLHLLLNDVARRQHNLLQQAQNCPADDPYATALRHTYNDLEDQRVNALGALRTLGTATSAKSADTLAKLLDALPYLARHLADAPEHLQRRLFETTQLTVRLHTDSDDISFHITLPEQHHPTSTSAALTDTTPCS; from the coding sequence GTGACAGCGGTGAATGCGGGCCTGTCGGATGTGGCGGTGTCGCCGTTCGCTCCACCGGGTGGCGGGCTCCTGCACGGTGAAGTGCGTCTGGCCTGGCTCGGGCGGTGTTCAACACAGGAGCAGCAAGATCCACGGCAGTCGCTGCTGCGGCAGTTCGAGCGGTGCCGCTCCGCACTGCCCGAAGCGTGGGCGGTCGTGTGCCACTTCTACGACGTGGAGTCCGGCCGCCTCGCCCTAGACCAGCGAGGCCGAGGCGAAAGCGTGGAACGCTTCGATGTGCCCGTCCCCCGGGACGGCGGCATCCAGGATCTCCTGACCGAGGCGGCCAACCCCGGCCGCCGGTTCGATGCGGTGATCTGCGAGAGCACCGCCCGGGTGGCGCGCCGCATGTTCGAGAGCCTGTCGGTGGAACGCGCGCTGGAGCAGGCCGGCGTGCCGCTGTTCGCCTGGAACGAGCCGATCAAGATCGGGGGCGGGCGGGCCCAGCAGATCCTGCAGCGTCGTATCAACCAGTCGGTGGCCGAGTACGAGGTCTTCAACGCCCTGGAAGCTTCCTGGGGCGGGCTGTGCCTCCACGTGCGCGAGGGCTGGAACATCGGCAAACCCCCGTACGGGTATACGGCCAGGCGCTACCGGCATCCCAACCCGGTCAAGGCGGCCAAGGGGCAGACGAAGTCCCGGCTGGAGCCGGACGGTGCTCGCGCGCACACCGTCACCCAGATCGCCCACTGGCGCCACCACGACGGGCTCGGCTACGCCGCGATCGTCGACCGCCTCAACGCCAACCCTGCCCTGTTTCCTCCGCCGGTCCCGCCCGGCGGCGCTGCACGAGCCCGCGGTGCGTGGGGCAAGTCCGCCGTCGCCGACCTGCTGCGCAACCCCAAATACACCGGCTACCAAGTCTTCAACCGGCGCGCCAGACGCTCCCGAAGCGGCGCCCACAACGCCCGTGACCTCTGGGTGTGGTCACCCCAGCCGGTACACGAACCACTCATCCCCAAATGGATATACGACGCCCTCACCGCCCGGTCACAGGCCGGCCAAGGCTCCCGGGCCGGGAACACCATCAACACCCATCCGCAGACGAACCGCACCTACGTACTACGCGGCATGCTTCTGCACGCCTGCAACCGACGCATGTTCGGCAAGCACCGCAAGGGCATCACCTACTACTGCTGCCAACCGGAGGCCAACAACCGCGGCCGACCCGATACCTACGCCGGCCACCCCAAGACCACATACATTCGCGAGGACCTCCTACTGGACGCCCTGGCCGCCTTCTACACCGACCACGTGCTGCGCCCCCACCAGCCCGATCTGCTGGCCGCCGCTCTGGAACGCGCCCAGCGCCGCAATGCCACCCACCGCCAAGGCGAACGAGACCGGCTGCACCTCCTGCTGAACGATGTCGCACGCCGCCAGCACAACCTCCTACAACAGGCACAGAACTGCCCCGCCGACGACCCCTACGCCACCGCCCTCCGCCACACCTACAACGACCTGGAAGACCAGCGCGTCAACGCACTCGGCGCACTCCGAACTCTCGGTACGGCCACCTCTGCCAAGTCAGCCGACACCCTCGCCAAGCTTCTCGACGCCCTCCCCTACCTGGCCCGCCATCTCGCCGACGCCCCTGAACACCTGCAACGACGCCTGTTCGAGACCACCCAACTCACCGTCCGCCTACACACCGACAGCGACGACATCTCCTTCCACATCACCCTGCCAGAGCAGCACCACCCGACCAGTACCTCGGCCGCCCTAACGGATACAACTCCGTGCTCATGA